The proteins below are encoded in one region of Drosophila santomea strain STO CAGO 1482 chromosome 3R, Prin_Dsan_1.1, whole genome shotgun sequence:
- the LOC120452783 gene encoding 60S ribosomal protein L34, translated as MVQRLTLRRRLSYNTRSNKRRIVRTPGGRLVYQYVKKNPTVPRCGQCKEKLKGITPSRPSERPRMSKRLKTVSRTYGGVLCHSCLRERIVRAFLIEEQKIVKALKSQREALVKPVKAPKAKPEPKKKPAAGAKGTKAGAGKVTKGGPGAKGAAGKKPGQKPAAGKPRK; from the exons atggTCCAACGTCTGACGCTCCGGAGACGCCTGTCCTACAACACACGCTCCAACAAGCGGCGCAT TGTTCGCACGCCCGGTGGACGTCTGGTTTACCAGTATGTGAAGAAGAACCCCACCGTGCCCCGTTGCGGCCAGTGCAAGGAGAAGTTGAAGGGTATCACCCCATCCCGCCCCAGCGAGCGTCCCCGCATGTCCAAGCGCTTGAAGACCGTGTCCAGGACCTACGGTGGAGTGCTCTGCCACAGCTGCCTGCGCGAGCGCATCGTGCGCGCCTTCCTCATCGAGGAGCAGAAGATCGTCAAGGCCCTGAAGAGCCAGCGCGAGGCGCTCGTCAAGCCGGTGAAGGCCCCCAAGGCCAAGCCCGAGCCCAAGAAGAAGCCCGCCGCTGGTGCCAAGGGTACCAAGGCCGGTGCCGGCAAGGTCACCAAGGGTGGTCCGGGCGCCAAGGGAGCCGCTGGCAAGAAGCCCGGCCAGAAGCCAGCCGCCGGCAAGCCCAGGAAGTGA
- the LOC120452784 gene encoding protein FMC1 homolog gives MAGTKVLRSLLHELRQASPNGCIKDSLAARYILAQYKKFATTEQQVCKARNEATFLGQTYLTYLTSQRKYVELYKEFHGRGERSVRDTADLVGFKLPSDPK, from the coding sequence ATGGCGGGAACCAAGGTGCTGCGCTCCCTGCTGCACGAATTGCGCCAGGCATCGCCAAATGGATGCATCAAGGACTCGCTGGCCGCGCGTTACATTCTGGCGCAATACAAGAAGTTCGCCACCACGGAGCAGCAAGTCTGCAAGGCTCGCAACGAGGCAACTTTTCTGGGCCAAACCTACCTTACCTACCTGACCAGCCAGCGCAAGTACGTGGAGCTGTACAAGGAATTCCACGGGAGGGGCGAGAGATCCGTAAGGGATACCGCCGATTTGGTGGGCTTCAAGCTGCCCTCGGATCCCAAGTGA
- the LOC120452781 gene encoding odorant receptor 85f translates to MEPVQYSYEDFARLPTMVFWFIGYDMLDVPKSRSRRILNRIYRFLCLASHTVCVGVMIFRMVEAKTIDNVSLIMRYATLVTYIINSDTKFATALQGNAIQSLNLKLAELYPKSTLDRIYHRVNDHYWTKSFVYLVIIYIGSSIMVVIGPLITSILAYFTQNVFTYMHCYPYFLYDPEQDPVWIYIGIYALEWLHSTHMVISNIGADIWLLYFQVQINLHFRGIIRSLEDHKPSVMHDQEDRQFLARIVDKQVHLVSLQNDLNDIFGGSLLLSLLTTAAVICTVAVYTLIQGATLEGFTYVIFIGTSVTQVYLVCYYGQQVLDLSGEVAHAVYNHDFHDASIAYKRYLLIIIIRAQQPVELNAMGYLSISLDTFKQLMTVSYRVITMLMQMIQ, encoded by the exons ATGGAGCCAGTGCAGTACAGCTACGAGGATTTCGCCCGATTACCCACGATGGTGTTTTGGTTCATTGGCTACGACATGCTGGACGTACCAAAGAGTCGCTCCCGCAGGATACTCAACCGGATATATCGCTTCCTGTGCCTCGCCAGCCATACGGTCTGTGTGGGCGTTATGATATTTCGCATGGTGGAGGCGAAGACCATTGACAATGTGTCGCTGATCATGCGCTACGCCACTCTGGTCACCTATATCATCAACTCGGACACCAAGTTCGCCACCGCCTTGCAAGGCAATGCCATCCAAAGCCTCAACTTAAAACTGGCCGAACTATATCCGAAAAGCACGCTGGACAGGATCTATCACCGGGTGAATGATCACTACTGGACCAAGTCATTTGTATATTTGGTTATTATTTACATTGGTTCATCGATTATGGTTGTCATTGGACCGCTTATTACATCGATTTTAGCCTACTTCACACAAAACGTTTTCACCTACATGCACTGCTATCCATACTTTTTGTACGATCCTGAGCAGGATCCGGTTTGGATCTACATTGGCATCTATGCTCTGGAATGGCTGCACAGCACACATATGGTCATTTCGAACATTGGCGCGGATATCTGGCTGCTGTACTTTCAGGTGCAGATTAATCTGCACTTTAGAGGCATTATACGTTCGCTGGAGGATCACAAGCCCAGTGTGATGCACGACCAGGAGGACAGGCAATTCCTTGCGAGAATTGTGGACAAGCAAGTTCACCTGGTCAG TTTGCAAAACGATCTGAATGACATCTTTGGGGGATCGCTActtttgagcctgctgacCACCGCAGCGGTTATCTGCACGGTGGCGGTGTACACTCTGATTCAGGGTGCCACTTTGGAGGGCTTCACCTATGTGATCTTCATCGGGACTTCGGTGACGCAGGTCTACCTGGTGTGCTATTACGGTCAGCAAGTTCTCGATTTG AGCGGCGAGGTGGCCCACGCCGTGTACAATCATGATTTCCACGATGCCTCTATTGCCTACAAGAGGTACCTgctcatcatcattatcagGGCACAGCAGCCGGTGGAACTGAATGCCATGGGTTACCTGTCCATTTCACTGGACACCTTTAAACAG CTGATGACCGTTTCCTACCGCGTTATCACCATGCTCATGCAGATGATTCAGTAG